One window from the genome of Cucumis melo cultivar AY chromosome 12, USDA_Cmelo_AY_1.0, whole genome shotgun sequence encodes:
- the LOC103485243 gene encoding autophagy-related protein 8C, with the protein MAKSSFKLEHPLERRQAEAARIREKYPDRIPVIVEKAERSDIPDIDKKKYLVPADLTVGQFVYVVRKRIKLSSEKAIFIFIKNTLPPTAALMSSIYEENKDEDGFLYMTYSGENTFGF; encoded by the exons ATGGCGAAAAGCTCCTTCAAGCTCGAACATCCCCTAG AAAGGAGACAAGCTGAAGCTGCTCGCATCAGGGAGAAATACCCAGATAGAATTCCC GTGATTGTGGAGAAAGCTGAAAGGAGTGATATTCCTGACATAGATAAGAAGAA GTACCTTGTCCCTGCTGATCTGACTGTTGGGCAGTTTGTTTATGTTGTCCGGAAAAGGATTAAGCTTAGTTCCGAGAAGGCTATTTTCATCTTTATAAAAAACACACTACCTCCAACTG CTGCTTTGATGTCATCAATCTATGAAGAAAACAAGGATGAAGATGGTTTTCTTTACATGACTTACAGTGGAGAGAACACGTTTGGGTTCTGA
- the LOC103485224 gene encoding 5'-adenylylsulfate reductase 1, chloroplastic codes for MALSVSSSSISSSSNFHHFAASSSEPKVPRIGSVQLLHRPHVLSSGVNYSQITGCSVVKPMNAQSKRDDSLVPFVANTLAAEVAEKTEIVDYDGLARDLENASPLEIMDQALEKFGDDIAIAFSGAEDVALIEYARLTGRPFRVFSLDTGRLNSETYQFFDAVEKHYGIHIEYMFPDAVEVQGLVRNKGLFSFYDDGHQECCRVRKVRPLRRALKGLRAWITGQRKDQSPGTRSDVPVVQVDPVFEGLDGGIGSLIKWNPVANVHGKDIWNFLRTMNVPVNSLHSQGYVSIGCEPCTRPVLPGQHEREGRWWWEDSKAKECGLHKGNLKQGDVPQLNGNGNEIPPVNDIFISQDLVNLNRTGMENLARLDNRKEPWLVVLYAPWCQFCQAMEGSYVELAEKLAGSGVKVGKFRADGEQKQFAKQELQLGSFPTILFFPKHSSKAIKYPSEKRDVESLMAFVNALR; via the exons ATGGCGCtttctgtttcttcttcttcaatttcttcttcttctaattttCACCATTTTGCCGCTTCCTCCTCTGAGCCTAAAG TTCCGCGAATTGGTTCTGTTCAGCTGCTGCATCGGCCACATGTTTTATCTTCTGGAGTAAATTATTCACAAATTACAGGATGCTCGGTGGTGAAGCCTATGAATGCGCAATCCAAACGGGATGATTCGCTTGTGCCGTTTGTGGCGAACACTCTTGCTGCTG AGGTGGCAGAGAAGACGGAGATTGTGGACTACGATGGATTAGCCAGAGACCTTGAAAATGCTTCCCCTCTGGAAATAATGGACCAAGCTCTTGAGAAATTTGGTGACGATATTGCGATTGCTTTCAG TGGTGCGGAAGATGTTGCATTGATTGAATATGCTCGTTTGACTGGTCGACCATTTAGAGTGTTTAGTCTAGACACAGGGAGGTTGAATTCAGAAACATACCAATTCTTTGATGCAGTGGAGAAACATTATGGCATTCATATAGAGTATATGTTCCCTGATGCTGTTGAAGTTCAGGGTTTAGTAAGGAACAAAGGGCTGTTTTCATTCTACGACGATGGCCACCAGGAGTGCTGCCGAGTAAGGAAAGTGAGGCCACTTAGGAGGGCTTTAAAGGGACTAAGAGCTTGGATCACTGGACAAAGAAAAGATCAATCTCCTGGAACTAGATCAGATGTTCCTGTTGTCCAAGTTGATCCTGTTTTTGAAGGATTGGATGGTGGCATTGGGAGCCTGATTAAGTGGAACCCTGTTGCCAACGTCCATGGTAAAGACATATGGAACTTCTTGCGGACCATGAATGTGCCTGTCAACTCTTTGCATTCTCAAGGATATGTCTCAATTGGATGTGAGCCTTGTACAAGGCCTGTTCTTCCAGGGCAACATGAAAGAGAAGGAAGATGGTGGTGGGAGGATTCCAAGGCCAAGGAATGCGGTCTTCACAAAGGAAACCTTAAACAGGGAGATGTTCCCCAGTTGAATGGCAATGGAAATGAAATTCCCCCTGTTAATGACATCTTCATCTCCCAAGATTTGGTGAACCTGAACAGAACAGGAATGGAAAACTTGGCAAGGCTGGATAACAGGAAAGAACCGTGGCTTGTTGTTCTTTACGCACCTTGGTGCCAATTCTGTCAG GCTATGGAAGGGTCATATGTTGAATTGGCTGAGAAGTTAGCAGGAAGCGGAGTGAAAGTTGGGAAGTTCAGAGCTGACGGTGAGCAGAAGCAATTCGCCAAACAAGAGCTGCAGTTAGGCTCATTCCCCACAATACTCTTCTTCCCCAAACACTCATCTAAAGCAATCAAATACCCATCTGAGAAGAGGGATGTTGAGTCGTTGATGGCCTTTGTGAATGCCCTACGTTGA
- the LOC103485251 gene encoding probable beta-1,3-galactosyltransferase 2 isoform X1 translates to MWIVPMANGVALRSTISERMELKSESYDPKLARPETSGVRTEEFSRSQLSIQTLAKSILNLEKKLAALTIGRESASNESRDVVKEKDAEQQPSKRKYLVVVGINTAFTSKKRRDSVRATWMPQGDKRKKLEEEKGIVIRFVIGRSESPGSLLDKSIDEEEREHGDFLRLNHIEGYLELSAKTKTYFATAVSMWDAEFYVKVDDDIHVNLAALGTTLVGHRKKPRVYIGCMKSGPVLSKKGVKYHEPEYLRFGDEGNLYFRHATGQLYGISKDLATYISQNQDVLHKYANEDVSLGSWFIGLDVEQVDDRKLCCGTPPDCETKALGGEVCVASFDWKCSGICNSVERMSEVHQKCAENETSLWSGSF, encoded by the exons ATGTGGATAGTGCCTATGGCTAATGGTGTTGCACTGAGATCTACAATCTCAGAAAGAATGGAACTAAAATCAGAGTCTTATGATCCAAAGCTT GCGAGACCCGAAACATCTGGTGTAAGGACAGAGGAGTTTTCAAGGTCCCAGTTGAGTATTCA GACACTTGCTAAGAGCATTTTAAATTTGGAGAAAAAGCTTGCAGCTTTGACGATTGGTCGTGAATCTGCATCGAATGAATCTCGTGATGTGGTGAAGGAAAAGGATGCAGAGCAACAACCTTCCAAGAGAAAATATCTAGTGGTTGTAGGAATCAATACAGCCTTTACTAGCAAGAAACGAAGAGATTCGGTTCGTGCAACTTGGATGCCACAAG gtgataaaagaaagaagttgGAGGAGGAGAAAGGCATAGTCATTCGTTTTGTTATCGGGCGAAG TGAAAGTCCTGGCAGCTTACTCGACAAGTCGATCGATGAAGAGGAGCGTGAACATGGAGACTTCTTGAGATTG AATCATATCGAGGGTTACCTCGAATTATCGGCCAAGACGAAGACTTACTTTGCTACAGCTGTTTCTATGTGGGATGCCGAATTCTATGTCAAAGTCGACGATGACATCCATGTGAACTTAG CTGCGCTAGGAACAACCTTAGTTGGACACCGAAAAAAGCCTCGAGTTTACATTGGTTGTATGAAATCCGGACCCGTTCTCTCTAAGAA AGGAGTAAAGTACCACGAACCGGAGTATTTGAGATTTGGCGATGAGGGAAATTTGTATTTTCGTCACGCAACAGGACAGTTATATGGAATCTCAAAAGACTTAGCTACCTACATCTCGCAAAACCA AGATGTGCTGCACAAGTATGCCAATGAAGATGTTTCATTAGGATCTTGGTTCATTGGTTTAGATGTGGAGCAAGTGGATGATAGGAAACTATGCTGCGGCACCCCACCTG ATTGTGAGACAAAGGCTTTGGGAGGTGAAGTTTGTGTAGCTTCATTTGATTGGAAATGCAGTGGGATATGCAACTCAGTTGAAAGGATGAGTGAAGTCCATCAGAAATGTGCTGAAAATGAGACTTCTTTATGGAGTGGAAGCTTTTGA
- the LOC103485234 gene encoding lactoylglutathione lyase GLX1 isoform X2 encodes MTETKPVAPDGDEQLLEWPNKDNRRFVRAVYRVGDLDRTIKFYTECLGMELLRKYEVSNEKHTKAIMGFGPEESSFVLELTYGFGHFAIATQDVYKMVENVRAKGGENMIIREPFELKGSPVLLLAYVKDPNGYIFELIQRGQTPQPLCHLMLRVADLQRSIDFYQKALGMRVLTKVESLEQKYAIALMGYADELETTAVELTYNHGVTQHSKGNGYSQVKFFLLTWSLSLVKNTNSHIYARFLFLFQVAIGTDDVYKSAEIVNLITKELGGKITQPPSLDSQMNSKIISFLDPDGWQIVSFPSKKICDSVKSRILFEILEDCFHIPLFTCFLMFKE; translated from the exons ATGACAGAGACCAAACCTGTGGCTCCCGATGGGGATGAACAATTGTTGGAATGGCCCAACAAAGATAATCGGCGGTTTGTTCGTGCTGTTTATCGTGTTGGTGATCTCGATCGTACCATCAA ATTCTACACTGAATGCTTAGGAATGGAACTCCTAAGAAAATATGAAGTTTCAAATGAGAAACATACCAAAGCAATCATGGGGTTTGGTCCCGAGGAATCTTCGTTCGTACTTGAGTTGACTTACG GATTTGGACATTTTGCCATTGCTACTCAAGAT GTCTACAAAATGGTTGAAAATGTAAGGGCCAAGGGTGGTGAGAATATGATCATTAGAGAACCTTTTGAGCTGAAAGGCAGCCCTGTTCTTTTGCTGGCCTACGTCAAAGATCCTAATGGTTATATCTTTGAGCTCATTCAAAGAGGCCAAACTCCTCAGCCACTCTGTCATTTAATGCTTCGTGTTGCTGATTTACAACGCTCTATTGACTTCTATCAAAAG GCATTGGGAATGAGGGTACTTACCAAGGTTGAGAGTCTTGAACAGAAG TACGCCATAGCCTTGATGGGATATGCAGATGAGTTAGAGACAACAGCCGTCGAGTTGACTTACAATCACGGTGTGACACAACATTCCAAGGGAAATGGATATTCCCAGGTCAAATTTTTCCTTTTAACTTGGAGTTTGTCCTTGGTTAAGAACACTAATTCCCATATTTATGCtagatttttgtttttatttcagGTTGCTATTGGCACCGATGATGTATACAAGAGTGCTGAGATTGTTAATCTCATTACTAAAGAACTTGGTGGAAAGATAACACAACCACCCAGTTTGGATAGCCAAATGAACTCCAAGATTATCAGTTTTCTTGATCCTGATGGCTGGCAAATTGTGAGTTTTCCTTCCAAAAAGATCTGCGACAGTGTCAAGTCTCGAATTTTGTTTGAAATTCTAGAGGATTGCTTTCATATACCTTTGTTCACTTGTTTTCTTATGTTTAAGGAATGA
- the LOC103485208 gene encoding glucan endo-1,3-beta-glucosidase 1 yields MADSKFSLFFLFLFVFLTVSEGKFSPLINGVKVEKDDKQPFVGVNIGSDVSNLLSPSDLVSFLHFQKITHIRLYDTNPDILKALKGSKIRVVISVPNNQLLAIGYSNTTAAAWIARNVVAYYPQTLISGISVGDEVLTTIPSASPLLLPAIESLYNALVAANLHTQITISTPHAASIILDPFPPSQAFFNQSLVQFILPLLQFLSRTGSPLMMNFYPYYVFMQNKGVVPLDNALFKPLVPSKEMVDPNTLLHYTNVLDAMIDSAYFSMKNLNITDVIVLVTETGWPSKGDSKEPYATINNADNFNSNLIKHIIDRSGTPFHPEVTSSVYIYELFNEDLRSPPVSEANWGLFYGNSTPVYLLHVSGSGTFLANDTTNQTFCIAIDEFDVKTLQTALDWACGPGKANCTEIQPGEVCYQPNNVKNHASYAFDSYYQKEGKTSGSCDFKGLAMITTTDPSHGSCIFPGSKKMKNNTKETVNSTQIPEASGGAAQRLKLWINGEKSPYLFTCSFLILSVLIPLMAPW; encoded by the exons ATGGCAGATTCTaagttttctttgttttttctctttctttttgtgTTTCTCACTGTTTCAGAAG GTAAATTTTCGCCATTGATTAATGGGGTGAAGGTGGAGAAAGACGATAAACAGCCATTCGTTGGGGTTAATATTGGGAGTGACGTTTCGAATCTTTTATCGCCTTCAGATTTAGTTTCCTTCTTGCATTTTCAGAAAATCACTCACATTCGCCTTTACGATACGAACCCTGATATTCTCAAAGCCCTAAAGGGTTCGAAAATTAGAGTTGTAATCAGTGTACCCAACAACCAACTTCTTGCAATTGGGTATTCGAATACCACCGCCGCCGCATGGATTGCCCGGAATGTGGTGGCGTACTACCCTCAGACACTAATTTCCGGCATTTCCGTCGGCGATGAGGTTTTAACCACTATCCCTTCTGCTTCTCCTTTGTTACTTCCTGCTATTGAATCCCTTTACAATGCCCTTGTTGCTGCAAATCTTCATACCCAAATCACCATTTCGACTCCACACGCAGCTTCGATTATTCTCGACCCATTTCCGCCATCGCAGGCTTTCTTCAACCAGAGCTTGGTTCAGTTCATACTTCCTCTGCTTCAGTTCCTTTCAAGAACTGGGTCGCCTTTGATGATGAATTTTTACCCTTATTATGTTTTTATGCAAAACAAAGGGGTTGTTCCACTTGATAATGCGCTCTTCAAACCCTTGGTTCCGTCTAAAGAAATGGTTGATCCCAATACTCTGCTTCACTACACCAATGTTCTCGACGCCATGATTGACTCTGCTTATTTCTCGATGAAGAATCTCAATATCACAGACGTTATAGTTCTCGTTACTGAAACTGGGTGGCCTTCAAAGGGCGATTCGAAAGAGCCATACGCCACAATCAACAACGCCGACAATTTCAATTCGAATCTAATCAAACATATTATCGACAGAAGTGGAACCCCATTTCACCCTGAAGTTACTTCGAGTGTGTATATCTATGAACTGTTCAATGAGGATTTACGGTCGCCGCCGGTGTCGGAGGCGAATTGGGGGCTGTTTTATGGAAACTCCACGCCGGTTTATTTGCTTCATGTATCGGGAAGTGGGACGTTTTTGGCTAATGATACGACGAATCAAACTTTTTGTATTGCAATAGATGAGTTCGATGTGAAGACATTGCAAACGGCTTTAGATTGGGCTTGTGGACCTGGAAAAGCTAATTGTACAGAGATTCAACCTGGTGAAGTTTGTTATCAGCCTAACAATGTGAAGAACCACGCTTCTTATGCATTTGATAGCTATTATCAGAAAGAAGGGAAAACTTCTGGATCTTGTGATTTCAAGGGTCTGGCTATGATCACCACCACTGACCCAA GTCATGGGAGCTGTATATTTCCTGGAAG taagaaaatgaaaaataatacaaaagaGACAGTGAACTCAACACAAATTCCTGAAGCGAGTGGAGGGGCAGCTCAAAGATTGAAATTATGGATTAATGGGGAAAAGAGTCCATACCTTTTTACTTGCAGTTTTCTCATTCTTTCTGTTCTTATTCCTTTGATGGCTCCATGGTGA
- the LOC103485234 gene encoding lactoylglutathione lyase GLX1 isoform X3 has product MTETKPVAPDGDEQLLEWPNKDNRRFVRAVYRVGDLDRTIKFYTECLGMELLRKYEVSNEKHTKAIMGFGPEESSFVLELTYEHGVTSYDIGTGFGHFAIATQDVYKMVENVRAKGGENMIIREPFELKGSPVLLLAYVKDPNGYIFELIQRGQTPQPLCHLMLRVADLQRSIDFYQKALGMRVLTKVESLEQKYAIALMGYADELETTAVELTYNHGVTQHSKGNGYSQVAIGTDDVYKSAEIVNLITKELGGKITQPPSLDSQMNSKIISFLDPDGWQIVLVDNEDYLKGMQ; this is encoded by the exons ATGACAGAGACCAAACCTGTGGCTCCCGATGGGGATGAACAATTGTTGGAATGGCCCAACAAAGATAATCGGCGGTTTGTTCGTGCTGTTTATCGTGTTGGTGATCTCGATCGTACCATCAA ATTCTACACTGAATGCTTAGGAATGGAACTCCTAAGAAAATATGAAGTTTCAAATGAGAAACATACCAAAGCAATCATGGGGTTTGGTCCCGAGGAATCTTCGTTCGTACTTGAGTTGACTTACG AACATGGGGTAACTTCATATGATATTGGCACAGGATTTGGACATTTTGCCATTGCTACTCAAGAT GTCTACAAAATGGTTGAAAATGTAAGGGCCAAGGGTGGTGAGAATATGATCATTAGAGAACCTTTTGAGCTGAAAGGCAGCCCTGTTCTTTTGCTGGCCTACGTCAAAGATCCTAATGGTTATATCTTTGAGCTCATTCAAAGAGGCCAAACTCCTCAGCCACTCTGTCATTTAATGCTTCGTGTTGCTGATTTACAACGCTCTATTGACTTCTATCAAAAG GCATTGGGAATGAGGGTACTTACCAAGGTTGAGAGTCTTGAACAGAAG TACGCCATAGCCTTGATGGGATATGCAGATGAGTTAGAGACAACAGCCGTCGAGTTGACTTACAATCACGGTGTGACACAACATTCCAAGGGAAATGGATATTCCCAG GTTGCTATTGGCACCGATGATGTATACAAGAGTGCTGAGATTGTTAATCTCATTACTAAAGAACTTGGTGGAAAGATAACACAACCACCCAGTTTGGATAGCCAAATGAACTCCAAGATTATCAGTTTTCTTGATCCTGATGGCTGGCAAATT GTCCTTGTTGACAACGAAGATTATCTGAAGGGAATGCAGTGA
- the LOC103485234 gene encoding lactoylglutathione lyase GLX1 isoform X4: MTETKPVAPDGDEQLLEWPNKDNRRFVRAVYRVGDLDRTIKFYTECLGMELLRKYEVSNEKHTKAIMGFGPEESSFVLELTYGFGHFAIATQDVYKMVENVRAKGGENMIIREPFELKGSPVLLLAYVKDPNGYIFELIQRGQTPQPLCHLMLRVADLQRSIDFYQKALGMRVLTKVESLEQKYAIALMGYADELETTAVELTYNHGVTQHSKGNGYSQVAIGTDDVYKSAEIVNLITKELGGKITQPPSLDSQMNSKIISFLDPDGWQIVLVDNEDYLKGMQ, from the exons ATGACAGAGACCAAACCTGTGGCTCCCGATGGGGATGAACAATTGTTGGAATGGCCCAACAAAGATAATCGGCGGTTTGTTCGTGCTGTTTATCGTGTTGGTGATCTCGATCGTACCATCAA ATTCTACACTGAATGCTTAGGAATGGAACTCCTAAGAAAATATGAAGTTTCAAATGAGAAACATACCAAAGCAATCATGGGGTTTGGTCCCGAGGAATCTTCGTTCGTACTTGAGTTGACTTACG GATTTGGACATTTTGCCATTGCTACTCAAGAT GTCTACAAAATGGTTGAAAATGTAAGGGCCAAGGGTGGTGAGAATATGATCATTAGAGAACCTTTTGAGCTGAAAGGCAGCCCTGTTCTTTTGCTGGCCTACGTCAAAGATCCTAATGGTTATATCTTTGAGCTCATTCAAAGAGGCCAAACTCCTCAGCCACTCTGTCATTTAATGCTTCGTGTTGCTGATTTACAACGCTCTATTGACTTCTATCAAAAG GCATTGGGAATGAGGGTACTTACCAAGGTTGAGAGTCTTGAACAGAAG TACGCCATAGCCTTGATGGGATATGCAGATGAGTTAGAGACAACAGCCGTCGAGTTGACTTACAATCACGGTGTGACACAACATTCCAAGGGAAATGGATATTCCCAG GTTGCTATTGGCACCGATGATGTATACAAGAGTGCTGAGATTGTTAATCTCATTACTAAAGAACTTGGTGGAAAGATAACACAACCACCCAGTTTGGATAGCCAAATGAACTCCAAGATTATCAGTTTTCTTGATCCTGATGGCTGGCAAATT GTCCTTGTTGACAACGAAGATTATCTGAAGGGAATGCAGTGA
- the LOC103485251 gene encoding probable beta-1,3-galactosyltransferase 3 isoform X2, whose protein sequence is MWIVPMANGVALRSTISERMELKSESYDPKLARPETSGVRTEEFSRSQTLAKSILNLEKKLAALTIGRESASNESRDVVKEKDAEQQPSKRKYLVVVGINTAFTSKKRRDSVRATWMPQGDKRKKLEEEKGIVIRFVIGRSESPGSLLDKSIDEEEREHGDFLRLNHIEGYLELSAKTKTYFATAVSMWDAEFYVKVDDDIHVNLAALGTTLVGHRKKPRVYIGCMKSGPVLSKKGVKYHEPEYLRFGDEGNLYFRHATGQLYGISKDLATYISQNQDVLHKYANEDVSLGSWFIGLDVEQVDDRKLCCGTPPDCETKALGGEVCVASFDWKCSGICNSVERMSEVHQKCAENETSLWSGSF, encoded by the exons ATGTGGATAGTGCCTATGGCTAATGGTGTTGCACTGAGATCTACAATCTCAGAAAGAATGGAACTAAAATCAGAGTCTTATGATCCAAAGCTT GCGAGACCCGAAACATCTGGTGTAAGGACAGAGGAGTTTTCAAGGTCCCA GACACTTGCTAAGAGCATTTTAAATTTGGAGAAAAAGCTTGCAGCTTTGACGATTGGTCGTGAATCTGCATCGAATGAATCTCGTGATGTGGTGAAGGAAAAGGATGCAGAGCAACAACCTTCCAAGAGAAAATATCTAGTGGTTGTAGGAATCAATACAGCCTTTACTAGCAAGAAACGAAGAGATTCGGTTCGTGCAACTTGGATGCCACAAG gtgataaaagaaagaagttgGAGGAGGAGAAAGGCATAGTCATTCGTTTTGTTATCGGGCGAAG TGAAAGTCCTGGCAGCTTACTCGACAAGTCGATCGATGAAGAGGAGCGTGAACATGGAGACTTCTTGAGATTG AATCATATCGAGGGTTACCTCGAATTATCGGCCAAGACGAAGACTTACTTTGCTACAGCTGTTTCTATGTGGGATGCCGAATTCTATGTCAAAGTCGACGATGACATCCATGTGAACTTAG CTGCGCTAGGAACAACCTTAGTTGGACACCGAAAAAAGCCTCGAGTTTACATTGGTTGTATGAAATCCGGACCCGTTCTCTCTAAGAA AGGAGTAAAGTACCACGAACCGGAGTATTTGAGATTTGGCGATGAGGGAAATTTGTATTTTCGTCACGCAACAGGACAGTTATATGGAATCTCAAAAGACTTAGCTACCTACATCTCGCAAAACCA AGATGTGCTGCACAAGTATGCCAATGAAGATGTTTCATTAGGATCTTGGTTCATTGGTTTAGATGTGGAGCAAGTGGATGATAGGAAACTATGCTGCGGCACCCCACCTG ATTGTGAGACAAAGGCTTTGGGAGGTGAAGTTTGTGTAGCTTCATTTGATTGGAAATGCAGTGGGATATGCAACTCAGTTGAAAGGATGAGTGAAGTCCATCAGAAATGTGCTGAAAATGAGACTTCTTTATGGAGTGGAAGCTTTTGA
- the LOC103485234 gene encoding lactoylglutathione lyase GLX1 isoform X1 codes for MTETKPVAPDGDEQLLEWPNKDNRRFVRAVYRVGDLDRTIKFYTECLGMELLRKYEVSNEKHTKAIMGFGPEESSFVLELTYEHGVTSYDIGTGFGHFAIATQDVYKMVENVRAKGGENMIIREPFELKGSPVLLLAYVKDPNGYIFELIQRGQTPQPLCHLMLRVADLQRSIDFYQKALGMRVLTKVESLEQKYAIALMGYADELETTAVELTYNHGVTQHSKGNGYSQVKFFLLTWSLSLVKNTNSHIYARFLFLFQVAIGTDDVYKSAEIVNLITKELGGKITQPPSLDSQMNSKIISFLDPDGWQIVSFPSKKICDSVKSRILFEILEDCFHIPLFTCFLMFKE; via the exons ATGACAGAGACCAAACCTGTGGCTCCCGATGGGGATGAACAATTGTTGGAATGGCCCAACAAAGATAATCGGCGGTTTGTTCGTGCTGTTTATCGTGTTGGTGATCTCGATCGTACCATCAA ATTCTACACTGAATGCTTAGGAATGGAACTCCTAAGAAAATATGAAGTTTCAAATGAGAAACATACCAAAGCAATCATGGGGTTTGGTCCCGAGGAATCTTCGTTCGTACTTGAGTTGACTTACG AACATGGGGTAACTTCATATGATATTGGCACAGGATTTGGACATTTTGCCATTGCTACTCAAGAT GTCTACAAAATGGTTGAAAATGTAAGGGCCAAGGGTGGTGAGAATATGATCATTAGAGAACCTTTTGAGCTGAAAGGCAGCCCTGTTCTTTTGCTGGCCTACGTCAAAGATCCTAATGGTTATATCTTTGAGCTCATTCAAAGAGGCCAAACTCCTCAGCCACTCTGTCATTTAATGCTTCGTGTTGCTGATTTACAACGCTCTATTGACTTCTATCAAAAG GCATTGGGAATGAGGGTACTTACCAAGGTTGAGAGTCTTGAACAGAAG TACGCCATAGCCTTGATGGGATATGCAGATGAGTTAGAGACAACAGCCGTCGAGTTGACTTACAATCACGGTGTGACACAACATTCCAAGGGAAATGGATATTCCCAGGTCAAATTTTTCCTTTTAACTTGGAGTTTGTCCTTGGTTAAGAACACTAATTCCCATATTTATGCtagatttttgtttttatttcagGTTGCTATTGGCACCGATGATGTATACAAGAGTGCTGAGATTGTTAATCTCATTACTAAAGAACTTGGTGGAAAGATAACACAACCACCCAGTTTGGATAGCCAAATGAACTCCAAGATTATCAGTTTTCTTGATCCTGATGGCTGGCAAATTGTGAGTTTTCCTTCCAAAAAGATCTGCGACAGTGTCAAGTCTCGAATTTTGTTTGAAATTCTAGAGGATTGCTTTCATATACCTTTGTTCACTTGTTTTCTTATGTTTAAGGAATGA